In Cumulibacter manganitolerans, a single genomic region encodes these proteins:
- a CDS encoding MFS transporter gives MTTDETALAAHPPASKKKILSWALWDWGTQPYHTVITTFVFSVYITSDSFGSENTTSTSLAVATAVAGVLIALLAPVLGQNADRKGRNISTLRNLTWLLSLISAALFFVKPHPGYLWVGLGLLALGSVVAQVAEVNYNSAMDDIATEQNVGKISGFGWGMGYLGGIIVLLLIYFLFISPDVGLFGVTGDEGLDIRVSMVVCGLWTLLFTIPTFVSLKDKRKTTIADRVGIVESYRLLGRSIARIWRSSPHTIYFLLASALFRDGLAGVFTFGAVIAARTYGFGDGEVIIFGAVANIVAGLATIAFGVLDDRIGPKRVILISLGSLVVLGTLIFFLHDSGKAAFWVCGMLMTIFVGPAQSASRTFLARIIPEGKAGEIFGLYATTGRAISFFAPTMFGLSVAFGAAVTDRANTQYWGILGVVLVLLAGFLVMLPVRERQQITDLAPGSIR, from the coding sequence GTGACCACTGACGAGACGGCCCTCGCGGCGCACCCGCCGGCGTCGAAGAAGAAGATCCTGTCGTGGGCCCTGTGGGACTGGGGCACGCAGCCGTACCACACGGTCATCACCACGTTCGTGTTCAGCGTCTACATCACCAGCGACAGCTTCGGCAGCGAGAACACGACGTCTACATCGCTGGCGGTCGCCACCGCCGTCGCGGGGGTGCTCATCGCGCTGCTCGCGCCGGTGCTCGGGCAGAACGCCGACCGCAAGGGCCGCAACATCAGCACGCTGCGCAACCTCACGTGGCTGCTGTCGCTGATCTCGGCAGCCCTGTTCTTCGTCAAGCCGCACCCGGGCTACCTCTGGGTCGGGCTGGGGCTGCTCGCGCTCGGGTCGGTCGTCGCGCAGGTCGCCGAGGTGAACTACAACTCCGCGATGGACGACATCGCCACAGAGCAGAACGTCGGCAAGATCAGCGGCTTCGGCTGGGGCATGGGCTACCTCGGGGGGATCATCGTGCTGCTGCTGATCTACTTCCTGTTCATCTCGCCGGACGTCGGACTGTTCGGGGTGACCGGCGACGAGGGTCTCGACATCCGGGTCTCGATGGTGGTGTGCGGGCTGTGGACCCTGCTGTTCACCATCCCGACGTTCGTCAGCCTCAAGGACAAGCGCAAGACGACCATCGCCGACCGGGTCGGCATCGTGGAGTCCTACCGGCTGCTGGGCCGCTCGATCGCGCGGATCTGGCGCTCGAGCCCGCACACCATCTACTTCCTGCTGGCCTCCGCGCTGTTTCGCGACGGGCTCGCCGGGGTGTTCACCTTCGGCGCGGTGATCGCCGCGCGCACGTACGGCTTCGGCGACGGAGAGGTGATCATCTTCGGTGCCGTGGCCAACATCGTCGCCGGCCTCGCCACGATCGCGTTCGGCGTGCTCGACGACCGCATCGGGCCCAAGCGGGTCATCCTCATCTCGTTGGGCTCGCTCGTCGTGCTCGGCACGCTCATCTTCTTCCTGCACGACTCGGGGAAGGCGGCGTTCTGGGTCTGCGGAATGCTGATGACGATCTTCGTCGGACCGGCGCAGTCGGCATCGCGCACCTTCCTCGCGCGGATCATCCCGGAGGGCAAGGCCGGCGAGATCTTCGGGCTCTACGCGACGACGGGCCGGGCGATCTCCTTCTTCGCACCCACGATGTTCGGTCTGTCCGTCGCGTTCGGCGCCGCCGTCACCGACCGGGCCAACACCCAGTACTGGGGGATCCTCGGCGTCGTGCTGGTCCTGCTCGCCGGCTTCCTCGTGATGCTGCCGGTCCGCGAGCGGCAGCAGATCACCGACCTCGCGCCCGGCTCGATCAGGTGA
- a CDS encoding ABC transporter permease — MTTATAAGPRHRTLLARVLPAGLYAGRPLVLMERSLRVTKSSWIIVLSGFFEPLFYLLSFGIGIGGLVGDVTGPGGRPIAYAAFIAPALLATSAMNGAIYDSTNNVFFKLKHLKLYDSMLATPLGPLDVALGEMGWALSRGGLYAASFTIVMLVMGLLTSWWAALLMPACVLIAFGFAAVGMGITTFMKSWQDLDLVNLAIMPMFLFSGTFFSLDVYPEPVQWLVRALPLHHGVELLRGLAVGFVDLSMAGHVAYFVVMSLIGIWVTVRRLDRLLMR; from the coding sequence GTGACGACGGCCACCGCCGCCGGGCCCCGGCACCGCACGCTGCTGGCCCGGGTGCTGCCGGCCGGCCTGTACGCGGGGCGTCCGCTGGTGCTCATGGAGCGCTCGCTGCGCGTGACGAAGTCCTCGTGGATCATCGTGCTGTCGGGGTTCTTCGAGCCGCTGTTCTACCTGCTCTCGTTCGGGATCGGCATCGGCGGCCTGGTCGGTGACGTCACCGGTCCCGGCGGCCGGCCGATCGCGTACGCCGCGTTCATCGCGCCGGCCCTCCTGGCGACGTCCGCCATGAACGGCGCGATCTACGACTCCACGAACAACGTGTTCTTCAAGCTCAAGCACCTGAAGCTCTACGACTCGATGCTCGCCACGCCGCTCGGCCCGCTGGACGTGGCGCTGGGCGAGATGGGGTGGGCGCTGAGCCGCGGCGGGCTGTACGCCGCGAGCTTCACGATCGTCATGCTCGTCATGGGCCTGCTCACCAGCTGGTGGGCGGCGCTGCTGATGCCTGCGTGCGTGCTGATCGCTTTCGGCTTCGCCGCCGTCGGCATGGGCATCACGACCTTCATGAAGTCGTGGCAGGACCTCGATCTGGTGAACCTGGCGATCATGCCGATGTTCCTGTTCTCCGGCACCTTCTTCAGCCTCGACGTGTACCCGGAGCCGGTGCAGTGGCTGGTGCGGGCCTTGCCGCTGCACCACGGCGTCGAGCTGCTGCGCGGCCTGGCCGTGGGCTTCGTCGACCTCTCGATGGCCGGCCACGTGGCGTACTTCGTCGTCATGTCGCTGATCGGGATCTGGGTGACGGTGCGCCGGCTCGACCGGCTGCTGATGCGGTAG
- a CDS encoding ABC transporter permease: MAGKLRFDEPVDRTAGGLRAFLVHELYGYRRYWKGTVVVSTVTPLLYLLSLGLGLGSLVDSRGGAAQLGTSYLSYIAPALLAATGMQIAATESTFPVMAGFQWEKAYFAMHATPLTPRQILRGSMTWVAIRVATAAVVFYLVVAAFGAARTWQSVLSIPLATLGSVAFAAPIFLVAAAAQKDGVFNYIFRFVVTPMMLFAGTFYDISALPRIGQVIAWVTPLWHTNELVRAVSLGPLDLPTGIGRLSPAMWALHLGYLAVWLVVGYLLAARMFRKRLVT, from the coding sequence ATGGCGGGCAAGCTGCGCTTCGACGAACCGGTCGACCGCACGGCCGGTGGCCTGCGCGCCTTCCTCGTGCACGAGCTCTACGGCTACCGGCGGTACTGGAAGGGCACCGTCGTCGTGTCGACGGTGACCCCGTTGCTCTACCTGCTCTCGCTGGGCCTCGGGCTCGGCAGCCTCGTCGACTCCCGGGGCGGCGCCGCGCAGCTCGGCACGTCGTACCTCAGCTACATCGCCCCGGCCCTGCTGGCCGCCACCGGCATGCAGATCGCCGCCACCGAGTCGACCTTCCCGGTGATGGCGGGCTTCCAGTGGGAGAAGGCGTACTTCGCGATGCACGCGACGCCGCTGACCCCACGGCAGATCCTGCGCGGCTCGATGACGTGGGTCGCGATCCGGGTCGCGACGGCCGCCGTCGTCTTCTACCTCGTCGTCGCCGCCTTCGGGGCGGCCCGGACCTGGCAGTCGGTGCTGTCCATCCCGCTGGCCACGCTCGGTTCGGTCGCGTTCGCCGCGCCGATCTTCCTCGTCGCGGCGGCCGCCCAGAAGGACGGCGTCTTCAACTACATCTTCCGGTTCGTCGTCACCCCGATGATGCTGTTCGCCGGCACGTTCTACGACATCTCCGCCCTCCCGCGCATCGGGCAGGTGATCGCCTGGGTGACGCCGCTGTGGCACACCAACGAGCTGGTCCGCGCCGTGTCGCTCGGACCGCTCGACCTGCCCACCGGCATCGGCCGGCTGTCCCCGGCGATGTGGGCGCTGCACCTCGGCTATCTCGCGGTCTGGCTCGTCGTCGGCTATCTCCTCGCCGCGCGGATGTTCCGCAAGCGGCTGGTCACGTGA
- a CDS encoding ABC transporter ATP-binding protein, producing the protein MSAPPPLIHAENLAKSFGDFAAVKGISFDVAQGESFGFLGPNGAGKSSTMRMVASVSPATHGVLRILGMDPVEHGPQIRARIGVCPQQDTLDTELSVWENLYIYGRYFGLKKRELAPRIDELLDFAQLAEKRDAKVDSLSGGMKRRLTIARSLINDPEILLLDEPTTGLDPQARHVLWDRLYRLKQQGVTLVLTTHYLDEAEQLCDRLVVMDHGEIVAEGSPAALIRQYATREVAEVRFGSDENAHVAERIGDLAGRVEVLPDRVLLYVDDGEAALEEIANRGLHPRSSLVRRSSLEDVFLRLTGRTLVD; encoded by the coding sequence GTGAGCGCGCCCCCGCCGCTCATCCACGCTGAGAACCTGGCCAAGTCGTTCGGTGACTTCGCCGCCGTCAAAGGCATCTCGTTCGACGTGGCGCAAGGAGAGTCCTTCGGCTTCCTCGGCCCCAACGGCGCCGGCAAGTCCTCCACCATGCGCATGGTCGCGTCCGTGTCGCCGGCCACGCACGGCGTCCTGCGGATCCTCGGCATGGACCCCGTCGAGCACGGCCCGCAGATTCGCGCCCGGATCGGGGTGTGCCCGCAGCAGGACACCCTCGACACCGAGCTGAGCGTCTGGGAGAACCTCTACATCTACGGTCGGTACTTCGGCCTGAAGAAGCGCGAGCTGGCACCGCGCATCGACGAGCTCCTCGACTTCGCGCAGCTCGCCGAGAAGCGCGACGCGAAGGTCGACTCCCTGTCCGGCGGCATGAAGCGCCGCCTGACCATCGCGCGGTCGCTGATCAACGACCCGGAGATCCTGCTGCTCGACGAGCCGACGACCGGACTCGACCCGCAGGCCCGGCACGTGCTGTGGGACCGGCTCTACCGGCTCAAGCAGCAGGGCGTCACGCTGGTGCTCACCACCCACTACCTGGACGAGGCCGAGCAGCTGTGCGACCGCCTCGTCGTCATGGACCACGGCGAGATCGTCGCGGAAGGCTCGCCGGCCGCCCTCATCCGCCAGTACGCCACCCGGGAGGTGGCCGAGGTGCGGTTCGGCTCCGACGAGAACGCGCACGTCGCCGAGCGGATCGGCGACCTGGCCGGCCGGGTCGAGGTGCTGCCCGACCGCGTCCTGCTGTACGTGGACGACGGCGAGGCGGCCCTGGAGGAGATCGCCAATCGTGGGCTGCATCCGCGATCCAGCCTCGTGCGGCGATCGAGCCTCGAGGACGTCTTCCTGCGCCTCACCGGCCGGACGCTGGTCGACTGA
- the ndk gene encoding nucleoside-diphosphate kinase yields MSVERTLILIKPDGVSKKIVGEVIRRIERKGLDLVAMELRTLDHDTAAQHYAEHEGKPFYDDLMQFITSGPLVAIVAEGQNAIAAFRQLAGATDPIQATTGSIRADFATVMNRNIVHGSDSPENGVREAKIFFPDL; encoded by the coding sequence ATGTCAGTCGAGCGCACGCTCATCCTCATCAAGCCCGACGGTGTCAGCAAGAAGATCGTCGGCGAGGTGATCCGCCGCATCGAGCGCAAGGGCCTCGACCTCGTGGCGATGGAGCTGCGCACCCTCGACCACGACACCGCGGCGCAGCACTATGCGGAGCACGAGGGCAAGCCGTTCTACGACGACCTGATGCAGTTCATCACCTCCGGCCCGCTGGTCGCGATCGTCGCCGAGGGCCAGAACGCGATCGCGGCGTTCCGGCAGCTCGCCGGTGCCACGGACCCAATCCAGGCCACCACGGGCAGCATCCGGGCCGACTTCGCCACCGTGATGAACCGCAACATCGTGCACGGCAGCGACTCGCCCGAGAACGGTGTGCGTGAGGCGAAGATCTTCTTCCCCGACCTGTGA
- a CDS encoding class I SAM-dependent DNA methyltransferase: MTSDPHVPATYDQVAGAYAAEFPGTEPEALIDLAVLDQMVSMLPASPRVLDAGCGTGRIAHYLARRGCAVRGIDVSPGMLAMSRRDHPEIPVAVGSITQLPILGASVEAVVFWYSIIHLPDRLLPRVFAEAARVLGPGGLVALGFQSGDEVREIGAGFRRLGHDVHLDRYHRELSVVLAVAAAHGLFPLVQVVREPLPGERDPQAFAILSRQA, encoded by the coding sequence GTGACGAGCGATCCGCACGTGCCGGCGACCTACGATCAGGTCGCCGGCGCCTACGCGGCCGAGTTCCCGGGCACCGAGCCGGAGGCGCTCATCGATCTCGCGGTGCTGGACCAGATGGTGTCGATGCTGCCGGCCTCCCCACGCGTGCTGGACGCCGGATGCGGCACCGGGCGGATCGCCCACTATCTCGCCCGTCGCGGCTGCGCCGTGCGCGGGATCGACGTGTCGCCGGGAATGCTGGCGATGTCCCGCCGCGATCACCCGGAGATCCCCGTGGCGGTCGGGTCGATCACCCAGCTGCCGATCCTCGGCGCGAGCGTCGAGGCGGTGGTGTTCTGGTACTCGATCATCCACCTGCCCGACCGGCTCCTGCCGCGGGTGTTCGCCGAGGCGGCGCGCGTCCTGGGGCCGGGCGGCCTGGTGGCGCTGGGCTTCCAGTCCGGCGACGAGGTGCGCGAGATCGGCGCGGGATTCCGCCGCCTCGGGCACGACGTGCACCTCGACCGCTACCACCGGGAGCTGTCCGTCGTTCTTGCGGTCGCCGCGGCGCACGGCCTGTTCCCGCTGGTGCAGGTGGTCCGCGAGCCCTTGCCCGGTGAGCGCGACCCGCAGGCGTTCGCCATCCTGAGCCGGCAGGCCTGA
- a CDS encoding class I SAM-dependent methyltransferase — translation MSTNSTATDDAALKAAHAAMWALGDYPAVAADITTPLAPVLVDAARVARGHRVLDVASGTGNVAVEAAARGAHATASDLTPRLLDAGRAAGADRVEWAVADAEDLPFDDGSYDAVLSAIGVMFAPHHERAAAELLRVCRPGGTIGVASWTPDGFVGQMFAAMKPYAAPPPPGSTPPVLWGRAEHVTALLGDAVTDVRAERRDLPVHTFAGRAPSAFREYFKANYGPTIAAYRRNVDDPEATAALDAALDDLAARHRRPDGSMLWEYLVYVATRC, via the coding sequence ATGAGCACGAACAGCACCGCGACGGACGACGCCGCACTGAAGGCCGCGCACGCGGCGATGTGGGCGCTCGGGGACTATCCGGCCGTCGCCGCCGACATCACCACGCCGCTCGCGCCGGTGCTCGTCGACGCGGCTCGGGTGGCGCGCGGCCACCGGGTCCTCGACGTCGCCTCGGGCACCGGCAACGTCGCGGTCGAGGCGGCGGCCCGCGGCGCGCACGCTACCGCGTCCGACCTCACCCCACGGCTGCTGGACGCCGGGCGGGCGGCCGGTGCCGACCGGGTCGAGTGGGCGGTCGCGGACGCCGAGGACCTGCCGTTCGACGACGGCTCCTACGACGCCGTCCTGTCGGCGATCGGCGTCATGTTCGCGCCGCACCACGAACGGGCAGCCGCGGAGCTGCTCCGGGTGTGCCGCCCGGGCGGCACCATCGGTGTGGCGTCGTGGACCCCGGACGGGTTCGTCGGGCAGATGTTCGCGGCGATGAAGCCGTACGCGGCGCCGCCGCCGCCCGGAAGCACCCCGCCGGTCCTGTGGGGGCGCGCCGAGCACGTCACCGCGCTGCTCGGGGACGCCGTGACCGACGTCCGCGCCGAGCGCCGCGACCTCCCGGTGCACACGTTCGCCGGTCGCGCGCCCTCGGCGTTCCGCGAGTACTTCAAGGCCAACTACGGGCCGACGATCGCGGCGTACCGGCGCAACGTCGACGATCCCGAGGCGACCGCCGCGCTGGACGCCGCGCTCGACGACCTGGCCGCCCGCCACCGTCGGCCGGACGGCAGCATGCTCTGGGAGTACCTGGTGTACGTCGCGACGCGCTGCTAG